The following proteins are encoded in a genomic region of Actinomadura sp. NAK00032:
- a CDS encoding ATP-binding cassette domain-containing protein codes for MIEVNGLTKRYGDVLAVNDLSFTVPPGQVTGFLGPNGAGKSTTMRMILGLNRPTAGTATVQGRPFGQRRAGLHHVGALLDAGDVHPGRSAAAHLSALARGNGLPARRVRQVLEEVGLAQAARRRVGGFSLGMRQRLGIAAALLGDPPVLMFDEPVNGLDPEGVRWVRGLFRSLAAEGRTVLVSSHLMSEMQNTADRLVVVGQGELIAEETVADFAARGTAAHVTVRTPDISRLAAVLTAAGAGAQPGGDQTLTVTGLPAARIGDLAFQNGIVLHELVSRTASLEEAFIQLTADRADYLAGDHR; via the coding sequence TCAGGTCACCGGATTCCTGGGCCCCAACGGGGCGGGCAAGAGCACCACGATGCGCATGATCTTGGGCCTGAACCGGCCCACGGCCGGAACCGCCACCGTCCAGGGGCGCCCGTTCGGGCAGCGCCGCGCCGGGCTGCACCACGTCGGTGCGCTGCTGGACGCGGGTGACGTCCATCCCGGCCGCAGCGCCGCCGCGCACCTGTCGGCGCTGGCACGCGGCAACGGCCTGCCCGCCCGCCGAGTACGTCAAGTGCTCGAGGAGGTGGGGCTGGCTCAGGCGGCCCGCCGCCGCGTCGGCGGGTTCTCCCTCGGCATGCGGCAACGGCTCGGGATCGCCGCCGCCCTGCTCGGGGACCCGCCGGTGCTGATGTTCGACGAGCCGGTCAACGGGCTGGACCCCGAGGGCGTGCGGTGGGTGCGCGGCCTGTTCCGCTCCCTGGCCGCCGAGGGCCGCACGGTGCTGGTCTCCAGCCACCTGATGAGCGAGATGCAGAACACCGCCGACCGGCTGGTCGTCGTCGGCCAAGGGGAGTTGATCGCCGAGGAGACGGTCGCGGACTTCGCCGCGCGGGGCACCGCCGCCCACGTCACCGTGCGCACCCCCGACATCTCGCGGCTGGCGGCCGTGCTGACCGCCGCCGGCGCGGGCGCGCAGCCCGGCGGCGACCAGACGCTGACGGTGACCGGCCTGCCCGCCGCCCGGATCGGTGACCTGGCGTTCCAGAACGGGATCGTGCTGCACGAACTCGTCTCGCGCACCGCGTCCCTGGAAGAGGCGTTCATACAGCTCACCGCCGACCGCGCCGACTACCTGGCAGGAGACCACCGATGA
- a CDS encoding ABC transporter permease subunit yields the protein MTARTSQTPDAVRAARVLRNSAADPGVRFRDLFAAEWIKLWTLRSTRYVLGLGTLLFVGIAVQKSLGTYQDWPSFRPAEKAHFDPMTEAFSGVTAALLMIGAGCVGALAIVGEYATGSVRTTFTAVPARHLVMTAKVTVLAVVMLGVGAVVSLATFAVSQAILSGRGIGLTLGDPGGAHVLVANALLAPISALAGLGLGALLRHTAASVVTCSAVLVVVPTFFKPTVHQWVNDLYAMFPNYVWRTCLAMRDPRDLPGLPTTAAAWTVFALWPLATAVLAVLAVQRRDL from the coding sequence ATGACCGCCCGGACCTCGCAGACCCCGGACGCCGTGCGGGCCGCGCGCGTCCTACGTAACTCGGCGGCCGACCCCGGGGTCCGGTTCCGCGACCTGTTCGCCGCGGAGTGGATCAAGCTGTGGACGCTGCGTTCGACCCGCTACGTGCTGGGACTCGGAACGCTGCTGTTCGTCGGGATCGCCGTGCAGAAGAGCCTGGGCACCTACCAGGACTGGCCGAGCTTCCGGCCGGCGGAGAAGGCGCACTTCGACCCGATGACCGAGGCGTTCAGCGGCGTCACCGCGGCCCTGCTGATGATCGGCGCGGGCTGCGTGGGCGCGCTGGCCATCGTCGGCGAGTACGCCACCGGCTCCGTCCGCACCACCTTCACGGCCGTCCCGGCCCGGCATCTGGTGATGACCGCCAAGGTGACCGTCCTGGCGGTCGTGATGCTCGGAGTCGGGGCGGTCGTGTCGCTTGCCACCTTCGCCGTAAGCCAGGCGATCCTGTCCGGCCGCGGCATCGGCCTCACCCTCGGCGACCCCGGTGGGGCACACGTCCTGGTCGCCAACGCGCTGCTGGCGCCGATCTCGGCGCTGGCAGGCCTGGGCCTGGGGGCGTTGCTGCGGCACACCGCCGCCAGTGTTGTCACCTGCAGCGCGGTCTTGGTCGTCGTGCCGACGTTCTTCAAGCCGACCGTCCACCAGTGGGTCAACGACCTGTACGCGATGTTCCCCAACTACGTCTGGCGGACCTGCCTGGCCATGCGCGACCCGCGAGACCTTCCCGGGCTGCCCACGACGGCCGCCGCGTGGACGGTGTTCGCCCTCTGGCCGCTGGCCACGGCCGTCCTCGCCGTGCTCGCCGTCCAGCGACGCGACCTGTGA
- a CDS encoding alpha/beta hydrolase, with translation MVTMYYPAKPGTGGSAASYMTVREARLLLQRKAPQAVGAAGTIARLGIHARSDAEPVSGRYPMVLLSPGFTLPRTTLTGLSEDLASRGYVVALMDHTYESAGTAFPDGRTLGCAAICDRPPSGGLATVIRNRVTDVRFVLDRLTGPRPAWRHARMIDPARIGMAGHSLGGAAAAAAMTADDRIRAGANMDGTFRAPLPTSGLDRPFLLLGSQSDHAPGKDHTWDRDWARLHGWKRWLTVTGADHNTFTDLPVLEQLLRRPGNALRAQRAQQITRIVIAAFFDQHLKHESQTPLDQRTPALPEVTFHRP, from the coding sequence ATGGTGACGATGTACTACCCCGCCAAACCCGGAACCGGCGGCTCGGCGGCCTCGTACATGACCGTCCGGGAAGCCCGGCTGCTCCTGCAGCGCAAGGCTCCCCAAGCCGTCGGCGCAGCGGGCACCATCGCCCGCCTGGGCATCCACGCACGATCTGACGCCGAGCCGGTGTCCGGCCGGTACCCGATGGTGCTGCTATCGCCTGGATTCACACTCCCGCGCACCACCCTGACCGGCCTCAGCGAAGACCTGGCCAGTCGCGGATACGTCGTCGCGCTGATGGATCACACCTATGAATCCGCAGGCACCGCCTTCCCCGATGGCCGCACCCTCGGCTGCGCCGCCATCTGCGACCGACCGCCCAGCGGCGGGCTGGCCACCGTGATCCGCAACCGGGTCACCGACGTGAGGTTCGTCCTCGACCGGCTCACCGGCCCCCGCCCGGCCTGGCGCCATGCCCGCATGATCGACCCAGCCCGGATCGGTATGGCCGGACACTCCCTCGGCGGAGCCGCGGCCGCAGCGGCGATGACCGCGGACGACCGGATCCGCGCCGGCGCGAACATGGACGGCACCTTCCGCGCCCCGCTCCCCACCAGCGGCTTGGACCGGCCCTTTCTCCTGCTCGGCTCCCAGTCCGACCACGCCCCGGGCAAGGACCACACCTGGGACCGTGACTGGGCACGGCTGCACGGTTGGAAACGCTGGCTGACGGTGACCGGCGCCGACCACAACACCTTCACCGATCTCCCGGTGCTGGAACAGTTGCTGCGCAGGCCCGGCAACGCCCTGCGCGCGCAACGCGCGCAACAGATCACCCGGATCGTGATCGCCGCCTTCTTCGACCAGCACCTCAAGCACGAGTCCCAGACACCGCTCGACCAGCGGACACCCGCGCTTCCCGAGGTCACCTTCCACCGTCCTTGA
- a CDS encoding MFS transporter, whose amino-acid sequence MKRRYSLYSYLAGALGARLGDDMSGPALMLAGFALTGSTTAASSLLAGITVSAAVGGPVLGALLDRAGRPGRMLAGAIALYAAGLVLILLGLGHAPFTVIIVIAVVTGLLGPTLSGGWTAQLPRVVTGDRLPRANALDAMTFSAASLVGPALTGVAAEALGAPTAVVVSAVLIALALPAAWRVPAHPARAPDARPAPLISDLAAGMRVIAEKRLLARATLVSVVCCTAQGMLTACLPLLGERVLGGASQGVMLLSCSAISALAANALLARFPHAIAPDTILWVSALVQAAALALAAVGGPAALIVALVVAGIGQGPQLVALFAVRHREAPEHLRGQIFTTGASLKITGFAVGAAIAGPVATWSLPGALTLAAVLAVAAVLAALAIPLGDVDAWSERPADVFDAEDDLAR is encoded by the coding sequence GTGAAGCGGCGCTACTCGTTGTACTCGTACCTCGCCGGAGCGTTGGGCGCCCGTCTCGGGGACGACATGTCCGGGCCGGCGCTGATGCTGGCGGGATTCGCCTTGACCGGGTCGACCACGGCCGCGTCGTCGCTCCTCGCGGGCATCACGGTCTCCGCCGCGGTCGGGGGGCCGGTACTCGGAGCACTTCTGGACCGAGCGGGACGGCCGGGCCGCATGCTGGCCGGAGCGATCGCGCTGTACGCGGCGGGCCTGGTCCTGATCCTGCTGGGGCTCGGTCATGCCCCGTTCACGGTCATCATCGTGATCGCCGTGGTGACCGGGCTGCTGGGACCGACCCTGTCGGGTGGGTGGACCGCCCAGCTTCCCCGAGTGGTGACCGGCGACCGCCTGCCCCGGGCGAACGCGCTCGATGCCATGACCTTCAGCGCGGCAAGCCTGGTCGGCCCGGCTCTCACCGGCGTGGCCGCGGAAGCGCTGGGAGCGCCGACGGCCGTAGTGGTCTCCGCCGTGCTCATCGCTTTGGCCCTGCCCGCCGCGTGGAGAGTCCCCGCCCACCCCGCTCGGGCGCCGGACGCCCGGCCGGCCCCACTGATCAGCGACCTTGCTGCCGGAATGCGAGTCATCGCCGAGAAGCGCCTTCTGGCGCGAGCGACCCTCGTCTCGGTGGTGTGCTGCACCGCGCAGGGCATGCTGACCGCCTGCCTCCCTTTGCTCGGTGAGCGTGTCCTGGGCGGAGCGAGCCAGGGAGTGATGCTCCTGTCCTGCTCGGCGATCTCCGCCCTGGCGGCCAACGCCCTGCTGGCGCGGTTTCCGCACGCCATCGCCCCCGACACGATCCTCTGGGTCAGCGCGCTGGTCCAGGCTGCCGCGTTGGCCTTGGCCGCCGTGGGGGGACCAGCCGCGCTGATCGTGGCCCTCGTCGTCGCCGGGATCGGCCAGGGCCCCCAGTTGGTCGCCTTGTTCGCGGTCCGTCACCGGGAGGCCCCGGAGCACCTGCGCGGCCAGATCTTCACCACCGGCGCCAGCTTGAAGATCACCGGATTCGCTGTGGGAGCCGCGATCGCCGGACCGGTCGCGACCTGGTCCCTCCCCGGCGCCCTGACACTCGCAGCAGTCCTTGCGGTCGCGGCAGTCCTGGCAGCTCTCGCCATTCCCCTCGGGGACGTCGATGCCTGGAGCGAGAGGCCGGCGGACGTGTTCGACGCTGAGGACGATCTCGCCCGGTGA
- a CDS encoding CGNR zinc finger domain-containing protein, which yields MEPDTGDWSTRHSVLTMARRAAALINVLTGDRPDPAAVADVLATYGESVQGGLTAADVTEMRAAAILLRDVFAAEHVDAAAAALNRLLREHTGPLRLTSHNAGTPWHPHLDHDDNAPWGQWLLASSCMALTVLVWDRQRPPGRICSSPSCQNVFISQGSGPERRYCSRRCATRERVAAHRRARFTGPAREEAQNHQ from the coding sequence GTGGAACCCGATACCGGCGACTGGTCCACCCGCCATTCCGTGCTGACCATGGCCCGGCGGGCCGCCGCCCTGATCAACGTCCTGACCGGTGACCGCCCTGACCCGGCGGCCGTCGCCGACGTACTCGCCACCTACGGCGAATCCGTGCAGGGCGGGCTCACCGCCGCCGATGTCACCGAGATGCGCGCGGCCGCCATCCTGCTGCGCGACGTCTTCGCCGCCGAGCACGTCGACGCCGCCGCCGCCGCCCTCAACCGCCTCCTGCGGGAACACACCGGGCCGCTTCGCCTGACCTCGCACAACGCCGGCACGCCCTGGCATCCGCACCTCGATCACGACGACAACGCTCCCTGGGGCCAGTGGCTCCTCGCCTCGTCCTGCATGGCCCTGACCGTCCTGGTCTGGGACCGGCAACGGCCACCCGGCCGGATCTGCTCATCGCCCAGCTGCCAGAACGTGTTCATCAGCCAAGGCAGCGGACCTGAACGCCGCTACTGCTCCCGACGATGCGCCACCCGCGAACGCGTCGCGGCCCACCGCCGCGCCCGCTTCACCGGGCCGGCTCGCGAGGAAGCGCAGAACCACCAGTAG
- a CDS encoding ABC transporter permease has product MLLTVASISLQEMIRRRVALLFVFVLPLVFYLARIDVHWQAIRFLSIGVSWAVATLALFSHVGARRLDQRLSVIGASPTALFFGRQLALGAVGVLVAGVYFGLVAVTQDDLPRLAGVALLLVTTVLIGAPLGALVGLAISRELEGALALLSIMAVQLLVDPAGAAAKLLPLWSTRELTAYAIEEHGSGSLSSGTSHFALTMAVCVLIAWGASVLRLRAVRVSPVRVQESPHAASRAFESPGR; this is encoded by the coding sequence ATGCTCCTGACCGTTGCCTCCATCAGCCTGCAAGAGATGATCCGCCGCCGCGTGGCCCTGCTGTTCGTCTTCGTGCTGCCGTTGGTGTTCTACTTGGCGCGCATCGACGTGCACTGGCAAGCGATCCGCTTCCTGTCCATCGGTGTGAGCTGGGCGGTCGCGACGCTGGCCCTGTTCAGCCATGTGGGAGCCCGCCGCCTCGACCAGCGCCTCAGCGTGATCGGAGCATCGCCGACCGCCTTGTTCTTCGGCAGGCAGCTGGCGCTCGGGGCCGTCGGCGTCCTCGTCGCCGGGGTCTACTTCGGGCTGGTCGCCGTGACCCAGGACGATCTGCCGCGGCTCGCCGGAGTGGCCCTGCTGCTGGTGACGACCGTGCTGATCGGCGCGCCGCTGGGCGCCCTCGTCGGCCTCGCCATCTCCCGGGAACTCGAAGGCGCCCTCGCGCTGCTCTCCATCATGGCCGTGCAGCTTCTGGTCGACCCCGCAGGGGCGGCGGCCAAGCTCCTGCCGCTGTGGTCGACCCGAGAGCTGACGGCGTACGCGATCGAGGAGCACGGGTCCGGCAGCCTGAGCAGCGGCACGAGCCATTTCGCCCTGACGATGGCGGTGTGCGTGCTCATCGCGTGGGGCGCCAGCGTCCTCCGGCTCAGGGCCGTCCGCGTCAGCCCGGTACGCGTGCAGGAATCGCCCCACGCCGCCTCCCGGGCATTCGAATCTCCAGGGAGATAG
- a CDS encoding ATP-binding cassette domain-containing protein, translated as MNDAWGTLLYRHLKDAGIEETEAGDLTNDALAEAAAAGVEPGSMYGPAVSYAGALARTVRQAARHAAPPPRRRGAVVLRLRNVTKRYRRRQVLRGVNLDLHAGEVAAVVGANGSGKSTLLNICAGLTRASSGMVQRTERIGYAPQHDGVAPLLTPSEHFRLFGAAYRMNPREAVSVGSHLAAQLGWSPRKNVIASHLSGGTQQKLNVVLSELTRPELILLDEPYQGFDQDSYVDFWDQVFRWRDGGAGVLVVTHMLHDLDRVDHVLELQPIGEN; from the coding sequence ATGAACGACGCCTGGGGGACGCTGCTTTACCGGCATCTGAAAGACGCCGGGATCGAGGAAACCGAGGCCGGCGATCTGACCAACGACGCACTCGCCGAGGCGGCGGCCGCTGGGGTCGAGCCCGGTTCGATGTACGGGCCGGCAGTGTCCTATGCGGGCGCTCTCGCCCGGACCGTGCGGCAGGCCGCAAGGCACGCGGCACCACCGCCACGCAGGCGGGGCGCGGTCGTTCTCCGTCTGCGGAACGTGACCAAGCGCTATCGACGCCGCCAGGTCCTGCGCGGGGTGAATCTGGATCTGCACGCGGGAGAGGTCGCCGCGGTCGTCGGAGCCAACGGCTCGGGGAAATCAACGCTGCTCAACATATGCGCGGGGCTGACTCGCGCCTCGTCCGGGATGGTGCAGCGCACTGAGCGGATCGGGTACGCACCCCAGCACGACGGGGTCGCCCCCTTGCTGACCCCGTCGGAGCACTTCAGGCTCTTCGGTGCCGCCTACCGGATGAACCCCAGGGAGGCCGTCTCCGTCGGTTCGCATCTGGCCGCCCAGCTCGGATGGTCTCCTCGGAAGAACGTGATCGCCTCCCATCTCTCCGGTGGGACGCAGCAGAAACTCAACGTGGTTCTCAGCGAGTTGACCCGTCCTGAACTCATCCTGCTCGACGAGCCCTATCAGGGCTTCGACCAGGACTCCTACGTCGATTTCTGGGATCAGGTCTTCCGGTGGCGCGACGGAGGCGCCGGCGTGCTGGTCGTCACGCACATGCTCCACGACCTCGACCGTGTCGACCATGTTCTGGAACTGCAGCCGATAGGCGAGAACTGA
- a CDS encoding PadR family transcriptional regulator codes for MPRNIPQQWLHGFLDVCLLCLLADRRDYGRGLVERLAEVGFDEVPGGTLYPALLRLEKQGLVRTEKEFSPAGPPRKYYELTDLGRAAMQERRSAWMQFRAAMSAVVETPTGTHAPSGSM; via the coding sequence ATGCCACGGAACATTCCGCAGCAGTGGCTCCACGGATTTCTGGACGTGTGCCTGCTGTGCCTGCTCGCTGATCGTCGGGACTACGGGAGGGGACTGGTGGAGCGGCTCGCCGAAGTGGGCTTCGACGAGGTTCCCGGAGGGACTCTGTATCCGGCTCTCCTGCGGCTGGAAAAGCAGGGGCTCGTGCGGACGGAGAAGGAGTTCTCGCCAGCCGGCCCTCCGCGGAAGTACTACGAACTCACCGACCTCGGCCGGGCCGCCATGCAGGAGCGGCGCAGTGCCTGGATGCAGTTCCGCGCTGCGATGAGCGCCGTAGTCGAAACCCCGACCGGGACGCACGCGCCGTCAGGGAGCATGTGA
- a CDS encoding cytochrome P450 yields MMHAEDMHEEIFLPATYAAGVPYAAFARLRAESPVVRIPEPAVGPWPAGPGYWAVFRHADVKHVLRSPDLFSSNLGATQIRDPDTPEDLAFVRAMMLNQDPPDHSRLRRIVAAAFTPRAVRALEETIEARARALVASALGEDTDFVELAADLPVWTLAHIMGVPDADRRLLYDWASRVIGYQDDEYAGLSTADAATMTPMAHKAMHYRPTTTTHPDGRPINPRSYTALADMFAYAHALAAEKRSHPSGDIMSRMLEGGLTTHEFENMFFLFAVAGNETLRNGIPGGLLTLLEHPAELARLRADPALLPSAVEEMLRYWPPVMDFRRTATTSLTLSGQKIDAGDKVVVYHASANRDETVFPSPDRFDITRTPNDHVSFGFGPHFCLGAHLARTQLRALFRELLPHGITLTGAPVRLASNFQNGLKHLPVHLSPTP; encoded by the coding sequence ATGATGCACGCTGAGGACATGCACGAGGAGATCTTCCTGCCCGCCACGTACGCCGCCGGGGTCCCCTACGCCGCCTTCGCGCGGCTGCGCGCCGAATCGCCGGTCGTCCGGATCCCCGAACCCGCCGTCGGCCCCTGGCCCGCCGGCCCCGGCTACTGGGCGGTGTTCCGGCACGCCGACGTCAAGCACGTCCTGCGCTCCCCGGACCTCTTCTCGTCCAACCTCGGCGCCACCCAGATCCGCGACCCCGACACGCCCGAGGACCTCGCGTTCGTCCGCGCGATGATGCTCAACCAGGACCCGCCCGACCACTCCCGCCTGCGCCGCATCGTCGCCGCCGCCTTCACCCCCCGCGCCGTCCGCGCCCTGGAGGAGACGATCGAGGCCCGCGCCCGCGCCCTCGTCGCCTCCGCCCTCGGCGAGGACACCGACTTCGTCGAACTCGCCGCCGACCTCCCCGTCTGGACGCTCGCCCACATCATGGGCGTCCCCGACGCCGACCGCCGCCTCCTCTACGACTGGGCGTCCCGCGTCATCGGCTACCAGGACGACGAGTACGCCGGCCTCTCCACCGCCGACGCGGCCACCATGACGCCCATGGCCCACAAGGCCATGCACTACCGCCCGACCACCACCACCCACCCGGACGGCCGTCCCATCAACCCGCGCTCCTACACGGCCCTCGCGGACATGTTCGCCTACGCCCACGCCCTCGCCGCCGAGAAGCGCTCCCACCCGTCCGGCGACATCATGTCCCGCATGCTGGAGGGCGGCCTCACCACCCACGAGTTCGAGAACATGTTCTTCCTCTTCGCCGTCGCCGGTAACGAGACCCTCCGCAACGGCATCCCCGGCGGCCTCCTCACCCTCCTGGAGCACCCCGCCGAACTGGCCCGCCTCCGCGCCGACCCCGCCCTCCTCCCGTCCGCCGTCGAGGAGATGCTCCGCTACTGGCCCCCGGTGATGGACTTCCGCCGCACCGCCACGACGTCCCTCACCCTCTCCGGCCAGAAGATCGACGCGGGCGACAAGGTCGTCGTCTACCACGCCTCCGCCAACCGCGACGAGACCGTCTTCCCGTCCCCCGACCGCTTCGACATCACCCGCACCCCCAACGACCACGTCAGCTTCGGCTTCGGCCCCCACTTCTGCCTGGGCGCCCACCTGGCCCGCACCCAGCTGCGCGCCCTCTTCCGCGAACTCCTCCCCCACGGCATCACCCTCACCGGCGCCCCCGTCCGCCTGGCCTCCAACTTCCAGAACGGCCTGAAGCACCTCCCCGTCCACCTGTCCCCCACCCCCTAA
- a CDS encoding PaaI family thioesterase: MTVKPEEILRDNFAPWVLDLGLVPEEVGDGTAVLRLPWSERLAREGGALSGQALMAAADTAVVLAVSGAKGGFVPMTTVQLSTTFQRAVKGKDVLVRAELSKLGRTMAFAEIDMAVDSVTVAHASAVYAIIG; this comes from the coding sequence ATGACGGTGAAGCCCGAAGAGATCCTGCGTGACAATTTCGCGCCGTGGGTGCTGGACCTCGGCCTCGTTCCGGAGGAGGTGGGGGACGGGACGGCGGTGCTGCGGCTGCCGTGGTCGGAGCGGCTGGCGCGGGAGGGCGGCGCGCTGTCCGGGCAGGCGCTGATGGCGGCGGCCGACACGGCGGTGGTGCTGGCGGTCTCGGGCGCCAAGGGCGGGTTCGTGCCGATGACGACCGTGCAGCTCAGCACGACCTTCCAGCGGGCCGTGAAGGGGAAGGACGTGCTGGTGCGGGCGGAGCTGTCGAAGCTCGGGCGGACGATGGCGTTCGCGGAGATCGACATGGCGGTCGATTCGGTGACCGTCGCCCATGCGAGCGCGGTTTACGCCATCATCGGGTGA
- a CDS encoding dienelactone hydrolase family protein, which produces MTEKVVVADGEFDLRVWGERGPGILLIQEIFGVGEYMEAVAEDLVALGFVVAAPDMFWRIEPNWTTAHNEEALPKGMSMVSQFDWEKGVGDAKAALDVLKGLPGVGKVGVLGFCFGGTLAYLLGAQAEVDSLVSFYGSGVPGALDQLDAIRAPVQFHFGGDDAYIPREDVAKVERAAEGRENVEIHVQEDGGHAFHNRKAPMFYQPEPAERAWRLTEAFLKRTLLS; this is translated from the coding sequence ATGACGGAGAAGGTCGTTGTTGCGGACGGTGAGTTCGACCTGCGGGTGTGGGGAGAGCGCGGTCCGGGGATCCTGCTCATCCAAGAGATCTTCGGTGTGGGCGAGTACATGGAGGCCGTCGCCGAGGACCTGGTCGCGCTCGGGTTCGTGGTGGCGGCGCCCGACATGTTCTGGCGCATCGAGCCGAACTGGACGACCGCCCACAACGAGGAGGCCCTCCCCAAGGGGATGTCGATGGTCTCCCAGTTCGACTGGGAGAAGGGCGTAGGGGACGCTAAGGCCGCCCTGGACGTTCTCAAGGGGCTGCCGGGTGTCGGCAAGGTCGGCGTGTTGGGGTTCTGCTTCGGTGGGACGCTCGCCTATCTGCTGGGTGCCCAGGCGGAAGTCGATTCCCTGGTGTCGTTCTACGGGTCGGGTGTGCCCGGGGCTCTGGACCAGCTCGACGCCATACGGGCCCCTGTGCAGTTCCACTTCGGTGGGGACGACGCCTACATCCCCAGGGAGGACGTCGCGAAGGTGGAGCGGGCCGCGGAGGGACGGGAGAACGTCGAGATCCACGTCCAGGAGGACGGCGGGCACGCGTTCCACAACCGCAAGGCGCCGATGTTCTACCAGCCGGAGCCTGCGGAACGGGCGTGGCGGCTTACGGAAGCCTTCCTCAAGCGGACCCTGTTGTCATAG
- a CDS encoding ADP-ribosylglycohydrolase family protein: protein MNPTASLQSLQALALGDALGSQFFVPANRPAFETQTPPPAPWQWTDDTEMAASIYLVLTRHGSIDQDALAQSFAEHHDFDRGYGPSTGRLLRLVREGGDWRTLAREPFGGTGSWGNGAAMRVAPLGAWFAGDPAEAARQAVLSAEVTHPHPEAVAGAIAVAVAASIAPSDPPPGRFIDEILLHVPSGTVRKGIEEARRLLTISDPSTVAAVLGNGRQVAAHDTVPFTLWAAAKHLGDFKGAFWTTAAAGGDIDTTCAIVGGILGKAPADWLTHCEPLPPWAL, encoded by the coding sequence CTGAACCCCACCGCCTCCCTGCAGAGCCTCCAAGCCCTCGCCCTAGGCGATGCTTTGGGCTCCCAGTTCTTCGTCCCCGCGAACCGACCGGCCTTCGAGACGCAGACACCTCCACCTGCCCCCTGGCAATGGACGGACGACACCGAGATGGCCGCGTCCATCTACCTCGTCCTCACCCGCCATGGGTCCATCGACCAGGACGCTCTAGCGCAAAGCTTCGCCGAACACCACGACTTCGACCGCGGCTATGGCCCGTCCACAGGGCGCCTACTGCGGCTCGTCCGGGAGGGCGGCGACTGGCGCACCCTCGCAAGAGAACCGTTCGGCGGCACGGGCTCATGGGGAAACGGCGCCGCCATGCGCGTCGCGCCCCTGGGCGCCTGGTTCGCCGGCGACCCCGCTGAGGCGGCCCGCCAAGCCGTGCTCTCGGCCGAGGTCACGCACCCGCACCCCGAGGCAGTGGCGGGCGCCATCGCCGTGGCCGTCGCCGCATCGATCGCGCCGTCCGACCCACCACCGGGCAGGTTCATCGACGAGATCCTCCTGCACGTCCCGTCCGGAACCGTACGCAAGGGCATCGAAGAGGCCCGCCGCCTACTGACCATCAGCGACCCATCCACCGTGGCCGCCGTCCTTGGCAACGGCCGGCAGGTCGCCGCACACGACACGGTGCCGTTCACCCTCTGGGCCGCCGCGAAGCACCTGGGCGACTTCAAGGGCGCGTTCTGGACGACGGCCGCCGCCGGTGGGGACATCGACACGACCTGCGCGATCGTCGGCGGCATCCTCGGCAAAGCACCCGCCGACTGGCTCACCCACTGCGAGCCACTACCGCCGTGGGCGCTATGA